Genomic segment of Gloeocapsa sp. PCC 7428:
ACATTAACGGCGATCGCTAATTTGAATATCATTAATGCACGGCTACCAGGTTATCGAGGTTTACAGCAAATTTGTGTTGAGCAGGGTAGGATCGCTCAGATCTTACCGATGCCTGAAGCAATATCATCGACGCAGGGTTTAGATGTTGCAGGCGATTGGCTGTCTTTGGGCGGCGTTGATTTACAGATTAATGGGGCACTAGGGCTAGCTTTTCCGGAAATTCAAGCGCAAGATTTTTCTAAGTTAGCGGCGGTTTGTGAATTTTTGTGGCAACAGGGAGTTGATGGTTTTTTACCCACTTTGGTGACAACTTCGATTGACAATTTTCAGCGATCGCTTGCTGTTATTGGCGAATTTATGCAAAAGCATGAACCGCAGCAAGCCAAAATTTTGGGAGTGCATCTAGAAGGACCATTTTTGAATTACCAGAAGCGCGGCGCGCATCCAGCTGAATATTTATTACCGCTGACGATTGAAAACGTTCAGCGTGTTGTTGGTGACTATGCATCGATTGTTAAAGTAATAACCCTAGCACCCGAATTAGACGCAACTGGGGATGCGATCGCTTATCTGCGTTCGCTTGGCATCACCATCAGCCTCAGTCACTCACAAGCCACTGCAAAAGAAGCACAACGCGCGTTCGATCGAGGTGCAACAATGGTAACTCATGCTTTTAATGCGATGCCAGGGCTGCATCATCGCGAACCAGGATTGTTAGGAGAGGCAATCGTGTATCCTGGGGTGTGGTGTGGTTTAATTGCCGATGGACAGCACGTTTGCCCCACAATGTTGAAAATTTTGTTGAAAGCAAGCGGTTATGCACAAAAAATCTTTCTCGTGAGTGACGCTTTAGCACCTCTAGGATTACCTGATGGAACTTATCCTTGGGATACGCGCCAAATTACAGTTAGTAGTGGGACTGCGAGATTAGCTGACGGTACGCTAGCCGGAACAACACTGCCTTTACTCGTAGGAGTTCAAAACTTGGTACGTTGGGATATTTGTGATGTCGAAAGTGCGATCGCGCTTGCTACAACAGCACCTCGTAAAGCAATTCACTTACCAGAATTCATCGGCAATTCCGCAACACAATTACTACGCTGGCGTTGGAATGAGACAACAAAAGAATTAACTTGGTGCAGATTAGTGGCTAGTGGTGAGTTTTGAGTTTCTCGTAAAGAGTTTTGAATTGAAGAAAGTAACTCACCCCTCCCCCTGCTTCCTCTGCCCCTCTGCTCTCAGTCACCAACCCGTGATAAGTTAAAGCGTTGGGGACTCATGATAAATCTAGTTTTATGAACGCAGCAGACGATAAAACAATTGTTAAAGATTACTTCAACTCTACAGGGTTCGATCGCTGGCGACGGATTTATGGCGATGGTGAAGTCAATAAAGTACAACTTGATATCCGTAACGGGCATCAGCAAACCGTCGAAACAGTTCTCAACTGGTTGCAAGACGATAACTTAGCGGGAATGTCGATTTGCGATGCGGGATGTGGTGTGGGAAGTCTGAGTATTCCCTTAGCGCAAGCTGGTGCTAAAGTTTTTGCGAGTGATATTTCAGAGAAAATGGTGGAGGAAGCTAAAGATCGCGCTGCGGCGGAATTAGCTAACACAGACAATCTTACGTTTGCGGTGCAAGATTTAGAACACCTCAGCGGCAAATACCACAGTGTCATTTGTTTAGATGTGCTGATTCACTATCCACAAGCGCAAGCAGTAGAAATGATTTCGCATTTGTGTTCGTTGTCTGAATCACGCTTGATTCTCAGCTTTGCGCCTAAAACTCCTGCTTTAAGTTTACTCAAAAAGATTGGCAGTTTCTTTCCTGGACCAAGTAAAGCGACTCGTGCTTATTTACACAAAGAAGCTGATGTCATAAAGATTCTCAATAGCCAAGGTTTTACAATTCAACGACAAGCAATGACACGCACTCGCTTTTACTTTTCGCGTATTCTAGAAGCCGTTCGTAGTTGATATTTGTTGACGTATGAGTGAACTATCCTGCTTGTAGTTTTCTCATATTTTCTGCGGTGATATCATCTGCGGGAAATAAGCATTCCACTCGTAATTCTTGAAGTGTAATGTCGTAAGGCGTTCCTAAAGTGGCGATCGTTGAGAAGAAATTAAATTGGCGATCGCCCTTAATAAAACTCACTGTCAGTAATGGCGCGTGCCACTCCCACTGGAGATCGCGCCATGATTGCGGCACATCAGGATAAGCCAGGAGTTCGTTAAGTAACGCGATTGATTTTTCACTTTGTCCCTCGACAATTGCCTCGCGATGCACTCTACGAATCAAATGTCCTGCAACCTCTTGCCAGTTGGCAACCACAGGGCGCAATCCCTGCGGATTGAACATCAAGCGCATTAAATTGATGCACTCAAATTGAGGTTGTAAGATTTGAGGATCAATTAAGAAATTTAACAAATTTGTGGCAGCGCGGTTACTTTGTAGTAGGTTCCAATACCGATCTATAACGACTGCTGGATATGGTTCTTGTTTGTGCAAGATAAAGTCTAAAGCTTTGCGAATTGGTTCGACTTGCGGATCTTGCAGATCGCTTTCGGAGTATACGGGTGCAAATCCGGCGGCGGTAAGCATCACATTTTGTTCTCTTAAGGGAATATCCAGCACCGTCGCTAATTCTAAAATCATCGCTCGACTGGGCTTGGCGCGTCCAGATTCTAAAAAGCTAATGTGTCGCTGCGAAACATTGCTCATGACTGCTAAATCAAGCTGACTTAAACCTCGGCGATCGCGCCACTGTCGCAAAAACTGCCCAAATGAATTGTGTCTATTTTCAATTGATTGTGGCATCGGATTGGCGTGAATTTGATTGGTAGAATCACAGATGCCCTGCGACTAAAGTTGGGGGCTATCTAGGCAAAGTGTACCTTCCTACACTAAAACAAGATTTTTGAGAGGGTAAGACATGCCTTAGCCGTAGTACACGGAGGTGGATAGGGCTTATTTAGCTAACGAATTTATTCGCGATTCTCTTCATGCAGGAGGTCTATTGTGTATAGCTGCGATTTTTGAAGTCTATCACTTTTATTACCTATGAGGTAATTGATTCTATTCAATTTAGCTTCAATAATTCAGGGTAAGCGGTTCAAAAGCGTCATATCAGCCGCTGTGTAAACCTTCTATCTTCAAAATCATGCTTAAAAAAGTTGTAGCTACCACACCATCTTTAGAAACAACCTTGAAACTTGATAGTTTTGCGTGCGTTCTTAGCGGTATCATTTTGCTACTAGCATCTGAACCGATCGCGCAACTATTAACATCTCATGCATTTGTTATGTTCGGGTTGACGTTACCTCAGCAGTTAGAAATTTTAGGAATTGGGATATTTTTGGTGGGAATTGGCGTTTACGCAGTTGCTTCGTATCGCCCGATTAATGCAATTGCTGTGTGGGCAATTATTTTAATCGAAGTTGATTGGATTATTACGAGTGTCGTTTTGTTATTTTCCTTCGATAGTGTACTGACATTAGCAGGTAAAGACTTGATTGCAGCAAGTGCGATCGCTGTTTTCACCTTCATGATTTTAGAGATTTACGGCTTGAAACAGTTGCAACAAACGCCTGTAAAATAAAGTTTGCTAATTGCTGTCACAGATTTTTCTCAGCTAAGCATAAGTTGCTGCAATATCTATCGGTACAAGTGCTGTGGTTCCCGTTGAGTAAAGCGATTGCAAATCAGTACCATCTTCAGGATAGTGCGCGAAGCCGATACTAAAGTTCAGTTCACCAGTACCATTAGCAACAACTTCTTGATACAGCGTTTCTTGCACTGCGCTTAATCTTGCTTTACCATCACTGCGACTTGTACCGTGCATTCCTACCATAAATTCTGCTCCTGCCCAGCGACAGACGATCGCTTGCTCGTGAAAGAATTGTTGCAAGAGTTGTCCAACACGCCGTAGTAGTGCATCTCCTGTCGCATAGCCATGATGAATATTAATCTGCTGCAAAGAGTCTAAACGAATGATTGCTAAGGAAAGGGGTTGATCGTCTGCTTTAGCTTGGTTGAGTAATGTCTCAAATTCTTGAATTGCTGTTTGCCGGTTAGATACACCTGTGAGTGGATCGATTTCTGCAAGATTTCGCAAAAGCTTAATACGTTCCCAACGATTGACAATCCGAGTCACCAATTCAGGACCAACAATTGGCTTACTAACAAAGTCATCCGCACCTGCACCAAATACTTGATTAACAGCATTCGTGTCATTATAAGCGGTGAGAAATACAATCGGTAAGCCATTCCACTGCGGATCGTTGCGGACAACTTGGCATAAGTCAATGCCATTAATATGCGGCATTTTGACATCTAAAATCAATAAATCGGGGAGAGTAGCTGCTAGGGTTTCCCAAAAACAACGCGGATTGGCGAGCGTTGTGACTTTCATCCCCCAAGGTTCGAGTAGACTGCGCACAGTCGCGAGAATTTGCGGATCGTCATCAACAACCATCACTTTGGCAATGCGATCGCTACTTTGTAAAATTTGAGCAAGTTTAGCAATCACTTGTGCAGGTGGAGTTGACTTATGCAAAAAATAGCGTCCTCCACTCTTAGCGACTGCGAGGCGATCGCCTAAACTATCGCGTGCGGTATAAACTAAAACCGGAACTGATGGTGTTTGCTTGTGGAGTTGAGTTATTAGTTGTAAACTTTCTTCGGTTGTTGGGGAAATCGCAATATCAAGTACGACGACTTGCGGGTTTTCGCGATAAATGGCTTCGCGCGCCGCAATGAGGTTTGTGCTAACTCGCGTGCGTATTCCTTGTTGTTGAGCGATACTGGCTAACTCTTCGGCTTGCAGGCGATCGCAATCAACAATTAACAGTAAAGGCGATGTCTCCTGTTGATGTTCTGTCGCCATAACTTGGGCTTCGGGGCGCTGAATTTCTTGGCGTAACGCTGTTACTAATTGACACAAATGCGCCGCTGCTTCGGTTGAAATTGACTGTGCTTGAAAGATGCGCTCAATTTTTTTGGCGATGCGCGAACCTTCACCTAAGCCAAATGTGCCTAAAGAACCAGCTAAAGTATGCGCTTCGTATTCGGCTGTTGTGCGTAGTTCGTCACTAAGTTGTTCTTGTAACAATGCAACAGTTGCGCGTTCGAGTAAGGCTACCTGCTGACTGACACGTTCTTCAAATTGACGCCATACACCAGCGATCGCGAATAAAGTTTGTTGTTGCGTTTGTTTGCCAATTTCTACAGATGGTACAGATATGGTTTCGAGTGGTTTTAAGCGATAGCCAATGCCGTAAACTGTTTCGATGAGGTCAATGGCTCCTACAGCTTTCAATTTCTGTCGCAATCCTTTAATTTGCGTTCTTACCGCTTCTTCGCCTGGAATTTTATCAAATGACCAGAGGTGTTCTAAGATGGCGTTGCAGCTATATACGCGGCGATTGTTGCGTAAAAATAGTTCTAAAAGCGCGTACTCTTTGGGTGTGAGATGAATCGGTTGTTGGTCGTATGTTACCTCACAGCTACTCGGATCGAGGTGGAGTTTTCCCCACTCTAAGACTGGGGCTGAGGTGAGATCGCCACGCCGCAACAGCGCACGAACCCGCGCTACCAATTCTTCGCGATCGAATGGTTTAACTAAATAATCGTCTGCGCCTGCATCTAAACCAACGACGCGATCGTGACTGCTATCTTGTCCGGTAATTAACAATATCGGCATCTGGTAGCCGCGCGATCGCAACCGCCGACAAAGACTAATACCGTCTAATTTCGGCAACTTGACATCGAGCAAAATCAGATCGTAGGCAAATACTTGTACTAACTCCCAAGCTGCTTCACCGTCGTTCGCTGTTTCGACTGCATAGTGCTGCTGTGCCAAAACTAAGCGCAGCGCTTCAGTTATAAATTCGTCATCCTCTACTATTAAAATCTTCATAGTGGATGGCTCACGCCTATTGTCTCTCCACACTTATACTAGCCATTAAGCAGTCATTGGTAACTGGTCATTGGTCATTGGGAAAATATCTATTACCAATGAACGATTACTGATTACCCATTTTCAAAAGGCGTAATTTCTCATTACTTCTACTTTTTGATCGCATAATGCAAAGTTTCTAATAAATCTTTTGCTGTGCAAGGCTTGGGTAGAAAAGCTTGTACGCCTAAACCAGTTTTTGCCGCTATTTTTTCATTAGAACTCAGTCCACTTATGGCAATAATTTTTACTACAGGATTCATCTTTTGTAACGTCACAATTGTAAGCGTACCATCCATAGAAGGCATCATCATATCAAGTAAAACCACTGCAATTTCATCTTGATACTTAGCATAAATTGTCAAGGCTTTAGCGCCATCACTTGCAGTTATAACGCGATAGTTATACGCTTCTAAAGAGAGCTTCGTTGCTTCACGAATACTTGTTTCATCATCAACAACTAAAATTAATTCACCATTTCCTAATAGAAGTTCGCTATCTTTGGTTGGTTGTGGTTCGGTTGCTTTGCTTGCAGGTAAGTATATGCTAAATTTTGTCCCTTTGCTAACTTCACTGTAGACATTCACAAACCCACCATGATTTTTTACAATTCCTAGTGCTGTAGCTAATCCTAATCCAGTACCTTTTCCGACTTCTTTAGTTGTAAAAAATGGTTCAAAAATTCGCTCGATGATTTCCGGTGGAATGCCAATACCCGTATCAGTGACAGCGATCGCGACATAACATCCCACCGCTGCCTCGACATTCATCTGAGCATAGTGGTCATCAATTATAGTATTTTCTGCTTGAATACTTAAAGTGCCACCCTTGGGCATCGCATCGCGCGCATTAACTACTAAGTTCATCAAT
This window contains:
- the bchM gene encoding magnesium protoporphyrin IX methyltransferase, whose translation is MNAADDKTIVKDYFNSTGFDRWRRIYGDGEVNKVQLDIRNGHQQTVETVLNWLQDDNLAGMSICDAGCGVGSLSIPLAQAGAKVFASDISEKMVEEAKDRAAAELANTDNLTFAVQDLEHLSGKYHSVICLDVLIHYPQAQAVEMISHLCSLSESRLILSFAPKTPALSLLKKIGSFFPGPSKATRAYLHKEADVIKILNSQGFTIQRQAMTRTRFYFSRILEAVRS
- the nagA gene encoding N-acetylglucosamine-6-phosphate deacetylase; the encoded protein is MATLTAIANLNIINARLPGYRGLQQICVEQGRIAQILPMPEAISSTQGLDVAGDWLSLGGVDLQINGALGLAFPEIQAQDFSKLAAVCEFLWQQGVDGFLPTLVTTSIDNFQRSLAVIGEFMQKHEPQQAKILGVHLEGPFLNYQKRGAHPAEYLLPLTIENVQRVVGDYASIVKVITLAPELDATGDAIAYLRSLGITISLSHSQATAKEAQRAFDRGATMVTHAFNAMPGLHHREPGLLGEAIVYPGVWCGLIADGQHVCPTMLKILLKASGYAQKIFLVSDALAPLGLPDGTYPWDTRQITVSSGTARLADGTLAGTTLPLLVGVQNLVRWDICDVESAIALATTAPRKAIHLPEFIGNSATQLLRWRWNETTKELTWCRLVASGEF
- a CDS encoding helix-turn-helix domain-containing protein, producing the protein MPQSIENRHNSFGQFLRQWRDRRGLSQLDLAVMSNVSQRHISFLESGRAKPSRAMILELATVLDIPLREQNVMLTAAGFAPVYSESDLQDPQVEPIRKALDFILHKQEPYPAVVIDRYWNLLQSNRAATNLLNFLIDPQILQPQFECINLMRLMFNPQGLRPVVANWQEVAGHLIRRVHREAIVEGQSEKSIALLNELLAYPDVPQSWRDLQWEWHAPLLTVSFIKGDRQFNFFSTIATLGTPYDITLQELRVECLFPADDITAENMRKLQAG
- a CDS encoding response regulator, which produces MKILIVEDDEFITEALRLVLAQQHYAVETANDGEAAWELVQVFAYDLILLDVKLPKLDGISLCRRLRSRGYQMPILLITGQDSSHDRVVGLDAGADDYLVKPFDREELVARVRALLRRGDLTSAPVLEWGKLHLDPSSCEVTYDQQPIHLTPKEYALLELFLRNNRRVYSCNAILEHLWSFDKIPGEEAVRTQIKGLRQKLKAVGAIDLIETVYGIGYRLKPLETISVPSVEIGKQTQQQTLFAIAGVWRQFEERVSQQVALLERATVALLQEQLSDELRTTAEYEAHTLAGSLGTFGLGEGSRIAKKIERIFQAQSISTEAAAHLCQLVTALRQEIQRPEAQVMATEHQQETSPLLLIVDCDRLQAEELASIAQQQGIRTRVSTNLIAAREAIYRENPQVVVLDIAISPTTEESLQLITQLHKQTPSVPVLVYTARDSLGDRLAVAKSGGRYFLHKSTPPAQVIAKLAQILQSSDRIAKVMVVDDDPQILATVRSLLEPWGMKVTTLANPRCFWETLAATLPDLLILDVKMPHINGIDLCQVVRNDPQWNGLPIVFLTAYNDTNAVNQVFGAGADDFVSKPIVGPELVTRIVNRWERIKLLRNLAEIDPLTGVSNRQTAIQEFETLLNQAKADDQPLSLAIIRLDSLQQINIHHGYATGDALLRRVGQLLQQFFHEQAIVCRWAGAEFMVGMHGTSRSDGKARLSAVQETLYQEVVANGTGELNFSIGFAHYPEDGTDLQSLYSTGTTALVPIDIAATYA